From Arcobacter arenosus:
TGCAATAATTATTAATAAATCCATTATATGTACTATTACTGTTTTTACCTTCCACTGGATCTACATATTTATCGTAAAGATCAACTACATTTTTAGGAATAACATGAACGAATGTATCACCATTATTTAATTCATCTTGTTGAAAGTGAATTTTTTGACTATATTTTGTAGTACCACCAATATTAACAGTGTGTGTATTAGTTGTAGTATTTTCACAATGTGAAGGAGATATATTAATAATATCATCTTTATTTGCATAAGGAAAGTTATTTCCCCCATTTGGAATAATAAAAAAGTATGTTGGAGGAGATGAAATATCTTCTGCTAATTTATCTCCTACAGAATAATTGTCTTGCGCATCAATTAATACTCTAGTATTTGTAACGCAGTTATTGTTATCAAGTTGGTAAGTTCCAACCATATTATCATTTCCACTTATTCCTCCCCCATAACTCATAGTAAGAGTAAAAGGTGGAGTAACTGATTGTATTGTATTTATTGGGCCTATTGAAAAAGAATCTTTATCAAAAAATTTATACCAAAAATTTTTATGGGAATAGTTTGAAATATTTACAATTACAGTATCTGGATGATTGTCACCTACTCCTCCACTATCATTAACAAGGGGTAAATAATCATAATAATCATAAGTAAATGAGATTTCACCTGTGTTTTTAAGTTTTATAAGTTCTTGACCGAGTTTTGTTGAATCTAATATATCTTCAGCTTTTTGTTTTGCCCAACACATATTATTAGTCTCTTCAAAACCTTTAACCATTGTATTTGCAGTTTGATAAGCTATTTCTTTTATGTTTGTAGCTTTATTTCTAGCACTAATTTCATCACCAACTGTAGCCATAAAAGTAATTGTTGCAAAGACAAGAATAAAACCTAACAAAAATTGTTCAATAACTGCTTTTTTCATATTCCTTTACCTCATATAAAGCCCCATTAAATCTATTAATTGACTTATCATTACTGCTAAAAATATTGCTGGTGCCATTGGTGCTACTCTTCGTTTTTTAATCTTCTGAAAATATAGTAAAAATAATGTTTGACAAATACCAGAAATAATTAAAAAAAGTGGGAATAACATAGGCTCTAAAAATAAAGCCACAACCATTATATATTTTATGTCTCCACCACCTAATATAGCTTTAGGCATAGCTATTAATATTATAACAAAAAAAATTAAAATTGCAAATGAAATTGCTATTGAATAAAGATTTAACTTATTTTCTAATAAACCAAATATAATTAAGAAAATAATTAAAGTGAGAATAGTAATATTTGGAATTTTGTATTTAGTACAATCAGTATATGATAGGAGTAGGGAAAAAATATAAAATGATATATAGAATATCATTTTATATTATCTTGTATATTTTTTGTTGCTTTATTTACCTGCTCTGTAGTATTTGTTCTTATTTTAGACTCTTCATCAACATACCATCTTTGAATTCCAAAAAAAGCACCAACACTTAATAACACAAGTAGTAAGCTTATTAGTATTCTATCCATATATAATTTGATATGGAAAGTTATGTTAACCTTCCATATATACTAACTTTTACTTATTACCACTTGCATCAGATGTTACGTTAGTAATTACTGTTGCTGCTGAAGTTTGTAGAGAATCTTTTTGACCTGTAACCCATGATTGTAAACCTACAACTGCTCCAACTCCAACAATTACTAATAATAATGTTACAATGATTTTATCCATTGCACCTTTTTCAGATTTTAATCTTCTTTTTAAGAATTCTAACATTTTTTATATCCTTACTGTAATTTTTTTAAATTATAACACATAAATTACTTTTTTAAACTGAAATATAGCTTTAAATTAATTATTTATTGTATAAAAAATGTTTTTTATTTTTTTTGTAATCATACAGTAACTTATTTATGGGATCTATTGTTTATTTGTAGTTATATTTTTCAATTATTAATTAATAAAAAATGATAATTTTTAGAATTTAAGAAATGTTTAGTAATATATTCTATAACAATATGTTAATATACGATTATGACAAATAAAAGTTTTTTTTCACCTTATTTACATTATTTAATTTACACTTTTAGTGCAATTGTTTTTGCTTTGTTTTTAGGTGTAAGTGCCTTTGATGATGGATTAAGGCATATATCTTTTGCTCTTAATAAAGATATTTTGGAATCATGGGGCAATGTATTTCCTCATTCTTTATTTAGTGAGTATGATCCATGGTTTGGCTGGCATTTTTTATTAAATAAGTTGTTATATTTTTTCTCAAAAGAAGAAACTCAAATAGTTGTAAACTTTTTAGGTTTATTTTTGTTTATGATTTTAATTGACAAATTTATAAGAGAATATGTTAAATATAAACTAGACTCATTTACATATATAATAGTTTTCATAATTGTAGTTTTAACTTCTTATAGATATGTTATGGTTAGACCAGATATGTTATCAGGTTTCTATATAATGTTAATGCTTTTAGTAAGGAATAAGTTTCTTCCAGCTTTATTTATAACAATAATTTATGGTCCTTTTTATTATCTGTTTTTCTTATATACTGGTTCAATAGGTTTAGTATATTTAATACAACAAAAGTGGAAATCATTTATTGGTACTATATTAGGAACTTTAATAACTTTTATATTTTTCTTTGTGGATGATTTTGATGGTTATACTAATACTGTTTATAATGTTTTAATTGATCAAAAATTAAGAATGGGATTAGAAGTCTCAGAGGGAAGACCAATTTTTGATTTTTTAACAAATTTAAACTATTTTATACTATTACCTATTTTTTTAATAGGTTCTTTTCTTTTAATTTATAAAAATTATAAATATTTTAAATCAAATACACTAGCAACATTTTTGTTAATAACTTCAATTTTATGGATGAATCAATATCGATACTATCATCTTTTTTTACCTTTGATATTTGTATATTTAATTTCAATTATTTTTAATTCTAGAAAAAAATATGTTTTTTATTATTTGAGGAAGTATCAAGTTTTAATTAAAAGATTTTTTTCTTACTCAAAAGGGAAAAAAATATTTTTTATAATAGCTTTACCTTATAGCATATTTATTTTAGGTTATATGTTTTCAAATCAAACTAGCAAAGAATCTATTGAAAGGGGAAATATTTTTATAGAAAAAAGATTTAATAATAAAGTTATTTTATCAAATATAATGAATTTAGATATGTATTCTGGTTTATATCACAATCCAACAATAAAAGTTGTCCCAAGTTGTAGTATTGGTTGGTTTTATCATGAAAATAAAGATTTAAAAGAAATTTATGTAAAGATGATGAAACTTGAGGGGATAACAGAAGAAGAGTTAAAACGTTTGGTTGATGCAACAAATGCAGATTATTATTTACATTATTTTAATCGTTCAAAAAGAGTTTTAAGTATAACGAAATTAAAAGAGCTAGGTATTGAACCAAATGAGATATATGTAAATAAAATTTTATTTAAAGTAAAAAAATGAATAAAAGTATAGCAATAATAATACCTGCATATAATGAGGAAAAAACAATTAAAGAAACTATTCTTAGTTTTTTTAGAGAACTTCCTGAATCTACAATTATTGTTGTTAATAATAATTCTACTGATAATACTAAACAAATATCTTTAGAAACATTTAAAAATAATGGTATTGATGGAATTTTATTAAATGAATTTAGACAAGGTAAAGCTAATGCTATTAGGAAAGCCTTTAAAGAAGTTGATGCTGATATTTATGTGATGGTAGATGCAGATATGACATATCCTGCATCAAAAGTTCATGAATTAATCAATCCAATAATTAATGAAAATATCGATATGTGTATTGGAGATAGGATTACTAAAGGTGACTATAAAAAAGAAAATAAAAGAGCTTTTCATAATTTTGGAAACAAGCTAGTACAAAATCTTGTAAATAAACTTTTTAATTCAAATATCATCGATATCATGAGTGGCTATAGAAGTTTTAGTAAAAGATTTGTTAAAAATTATCCAATTTTAGTGGAAGGTTTTGAACTAGAGACTGATATGACACTACATGCTTTGGATAAAAGATTTAATATAAGAGAGATAGATATCTCTTATAAAGATAGACCTGATGGAAGTGAGTCTAAGCTTGATACTTTTAATGATGGATTTAAAGTTTTAGTGACGATTTTTAAGATTTTTAGATATTTTAAACCATTTGTATTTTTTAGTTTTTTAGCTTTATTCTTTATGTTGTTATCTTTATTAAGTGGAATACCTGTAATTAATGATTGGTTGTCATATCAATATATTTATCATGTGCCATTAGCTATTTTAGCAACTGGATTAGGGTTAATAAGTATTATCTTGTTTGCTGTAGGAATTATTTTAGATTCAATATCCTATCAAAATAAATTAGAGTTTGAACAAAGATTGATTGAATTTGAAACAAATAATTAAATTTGGAATAATTGGCACTATAGGCTTTTGTGTAGATGCATCTGTCTTAGTAATTGGAGT
This genomic window contains:
- a CDS encoding prepilin peptidase, translated to MIFYISFYIFSLLLSYTDCTKYKIPNITILTLIIFLIIFGLLENKLNLYSIAISFAILIFFVIILIAMPKAILGGGDIKYIMVVALFLEPMLFPLFLIISGICQTLFLLYFQKIKKRRVAPMAPAIFLAVMISQLIDLMGLYMR
- a CDS encoding glycosyltransferase family 2 protein, which codes for MNKSIAIIIPAYNEEKTIKETILSFFRELPESTIIVVNNNSTDNTKQISLETFKNNGIDGILLNEFRQGKANAIRKAFKEVDADIYVMVDADMTYPASKVHELINPIINENIDMCIGDRITKGDYKKENKRAFHNFGNKLVQNLVNKLFNSNIIDIMSGYRSFSKRFVKNYPILVEGFELETDMTLHALDKRFNIREIDISYKDRPDGSESKLDTFNDGFKVLVTIFKIFRYFKPFVFFSFLALFFMLLSLLSGIPVINDWLSYQYIYHVPLAILATGLGLISIILFAVGIILDSISYQNKLEFEQRLIEFETNN